In one window of Ruminococcus hominis DNA:
- a CDS encoding valine--tRNA ligase, protein MSKELAKTYDPKAIEQKTYERWCENKYFHAEVDRSKKPFTTVMPPPNITGKLHMGHALDNTLQDILIRYKRMQGYNALWIPGTDHAAISTEVKVTNQLKAEGIDKKELGREGFLERTWQWKEEYAGTIENQLKKLGISCDWDRERFTMDEGCSKAVEEVFINLYEKGYIYKGSRIINWCPKCKTSLSDAEVEHEEQNGNFWHIKYPIVGTDRFLEIATTRPETMLGDSAIAVHPDDERYKDIVGKNVLLPLVNKEIPIVADYYVDKEFGTGAVKITPAHDPNDFEVGKRHNLPEINIMNDDATINDKGGKYAGMDRYEARKAIVADLDAQGYLVKVVPHSHNVGTHDRCGTTVEPLIKQQWFVKMEELAKPAIEALKSGELKFVPERFDKIYLHWLENIKDWCISRQIWWGHRIPAYYCDECGEFVVAKEAPEKCPHCGCTHFTQDEDTLDTWFSSALWPFSTLGWPEKTEDLDYFYPTDVLVTGYDIIFFWVIRMVFSGIEHTGKCPFNTVLIHGLVRDSQGRKMSKSLGNGIDPLEIIDQYGADALRLTLVTGNAPGNDMRFYNERVEASRNFANKVWNASRFIMMNMEKNVVEEPEDFLLKPADRWILSKVNSLTKEMTENMDKFELGIAVQKVHDFVWDEFCDWYVEIAKYRIYHAEEDSQSAQCVLWVLKTVLGQALKLLHPFMPFITEEIYGALVPEEESLMMSKWPEYKTEWEFPRATEVMEHVKAITRGIRNMRAEMNVPNNKRTKVYIVSSNKSLMEALEVFKNSVKPLMLASDIILHYEKKDVADDAVSIVVPGATVYLPMEELVDFEQELERLKKEEEKLTKEIARAKGMLSNERFVSKAPEAKVQEEKEKLEKYTQMLAQVQERLEGLKR, encoded by the coding sequence GTGAGTAAAGAACTGGCAAAAACTTATGATCCAAAAGCAATTGAGCAAAAGACATATGAAAGATGGTGTGAGAACAAATATTTTCATGCGGAAGTAGACCGCAGTAAGAAACCATTTACAACGGTAATGCCACCACCGAATATTACTGGTAAGCTTCATATGGGACATGCGTTAGACAATACATTACAGGATATTCTGATCCGTTATAAGAGAATGCAGGGATACAATGCATTATGGATTCCGGGAACAGACCATGCTGCCATTTCTACAGAAGTAAAAGTAACAAATCAGTTAAAGGCAGAAGGAATTGATAAGAAAGAACTTGGACGTGAAGGATTCTTGGAGCGTACATGGCAGTGGAAAGAAGAGTATGCGGGAACAATTGAAAATCAGTTGAAGAAACTGGGTATTTCCTGCGACTGGGACAGAGAACGTTTTACAATGGATGAGGGATGTTCTAAAGCTGTAGAGGAAGTGTTTATTAATCTGTATGAAAAAGGATATATTTACAAAGGTTCTCGTATCATTAACTGGTGTCCGAAGTGTAAGACATCGTTGTCTGATGCAGAGGTAGAACATGAAGAGCAGAATGGTAATTTCTGGCATATTAAGTATCCAATCGTAGGAACAGACAGATTCCTTGAGATTGCTACAACACGTCCAGAGACAATGCTTGGAGATAGTGCAATCGCCGTACATCCGGATGACGAGAGATATAAAGATATCGTTGGTAAGAATGTATTGCTTCCATTGGTTAACAAAGAAATTCCAATCGTTGCAGATTATTATGTAGATAAAGAATTTGGAACCGGTGCGGTTAAGATCACACCTGCACATGACCCGAATGACTTTGAAGTTGGAAAACGTCATAACCTTCCAGAGATCAATATCATGAATGATGATGCTACAATCAATGATAAAGGTGGCAAATATGCAGGAATGGACCGCTATGAAGCAAGAAAAGCAATCGTAGCAGATCTGGATGCACAGGGATATCTTGTGAAAGTAGTTCCACATTCTCACAATGTAGGAACACATGACCGTTGCGGAACAACAGTAGAGCCATTGATCAAACAGCAGTGGTTTGTAAAGATGGAAGAGCTTGCAAAACCAGCGATTGAAGCTTTGAAGAGCGGAGAATTAAAGTTTGTTCCAGAACGTTTTGATAAGATTTATCTGCACTGGCTTGAGAATATCAAAGACTGGTGTATTTCACGTCAGATATGGTGGGGACACAGAATCCCTGCATATTATTGTGATGAATGCGGTGAATTTGTAGTTGCAAAAGAAGCACCGGAGAAATGCCCACATTGTGGATGTACACATTTCACACAGGATGAAGATACTCTGGATACATGGTTTAGTTCAGCATTGTGGCCATTCTCTACACTTGGCTGGCCGGAGAAAACAGAAGATTTGGATTACTTCTATCCAACAGATGTACTTGTAACAGGATATGACATCATTTTCTTCTGGGTAATCCGTATGGTATTCTCAGGAATTGAGCATACAGGCAAGTGTCCATTTAATACAGTATTGATCCATGGATTGGTTCGTGATTCACAGGGACGTAAGATGAGTAAATCTCTTGGAAATGGTATCGATCCATTGGAGATTATCGATCAGTATGGTGCAGACGCACTTCGTCTGACACTGGTTACAGGTAATGCACCTGGTAATGATATGCGTTTCTATAATGAACGTGTTGAGGCAAGCCGTAATTTTGCAAATAAAGTATGGAATGCATCTCGATTCATTATGATGAATATGGAGAAAAATGTTGTAGAAGAGCCAGAAGATTTCTTGTTAAAACCGGCAGACAGATGGATTCTTTCAAAAGTAAACAGTCTGACAAAAGAAATGACAGAGAACATGGACAAATTTGAACTTGGAATCGCAGTTCAGAAAGTACATGATTTCGTCTGGGATGAGTTCTGTGACTGGTATGTAGAGATTGCAAAATATCGTATTTATCATGCAGAAGAGGATTCACAGTCAGCACAGTGCGTTTTGTGGGTACTTAAGACAGTTCTTGGACAGGCATTGAAATTACTTCATCCATTTATGCCATTTATCACAGAAGAGATTTATGGCGCACTTGTACCGGAAGAAGAATCTTTGATGATGTCAAAATGGCCTGAGTATAAAACGGAATGGGAATTCCCAAGAGCAACAGAGGTAATGGAGCATGTAAAAGCAATTACACGCGGAATCAGAAATATGCGTGCAGAGATGAATGTTCCAAACAATAAACGTACAAAAGTTTATATTGTTAGCAGTAATAAATCCTTAATGGAAGCCTTAGAAGTATTTAAAAATTCTGTAAAACCACTGATGCTTGCAAGTGACATTATTCTTCACTACGAAAAGAAAGATGTTGCAGATGATGCAGTATCTATTGTAGTTCCGGGAGCAACTGTATATCTTCCAATGGAAGAGCTGGTTGATTTTGAGCAGGAATTAGAGCGTCTGAAAAAAGAAGAAGAGAAGCTCACAAAAGAAATCGCAAGAGCGAAAGGTATGCTTTCAAATGAACGTTTTGTAAGCAAAGCACCAGAAGCAAAAGTACAGGAAGAAAAAGAGAAACTGGAAAAATATACACAGATGCTGGCACAGGTTCAGGAACGTCTGGAAGGATTAAAGCGATAG
- a CDS encoding DUF4367 domain-containing protein: MSKDFMNNKNKNSVKREYSDQEIKKILSEDIETPEYVNQRIKDTYECLGIHHNKKSTSKYHTWKIAVAAIAVTAGLSVVGFAANKYMAVLKSEKGDSIQYTFQVDRTKEAHAISVEPTYMPEGYERGGENTANYGKWHNDKTGGGISIIPMNASELDYIERMGQTEEFMNYKRSQQQKVMNLGEQQVDVYVREDFYIDSDDTVKNIYLYDENEGYAIQIWSRSDLPYEEILKVAEGLKVTVLDEVVPYATEEEIKEAKAEQKKLEKEKVGLKKIAAEDIYEIGDEITDPMLEDEALKNEVEDIRFVVNSVEVADSISLAEYPKENFIDYENEMAPWMNEDGTLKSHDRGVLNENGEIEGIEKVNSKYVIVRMTAKNCGDTQSEWNKEDGVPIAPDLTTLASMEDGTIVKADDSYVSVNENYSLQWMSSDGSSFPVYFDKMYYTDGNQRLKQALWHPLAAGEELDYTLIYVIDEDQVDQMYLWFFSGTGGVDSQGNTIVSPYVRLAI; this comes from the coding sequence ATGTCTAAGGATTTTATGAATAATAAAAACAAAAATAGTGTGAAAAGAGAATATTCAGATCAGGAAATTAAAAAGATTTTATCAGAAGATATAGAAACTCCGGAATACGTAAATCAGCGTATCAAGGATACGTATGAATGTCTTGGGATTCATCATAATAAGAAATCCACAAGTAAATATCATACTTGGAAAATTGCAGTGGCAGCGATTGCAGTAACCGCCGGTCTTAGTGTTGTTGGATTTGCAGCTAATAAGTATATGGCCGTATTGAAATCAGAGAAAGGCGATTCCATTCAATATACATTTCAGGTAGACCGTACAAAAGAAGCACATGCAATTTCCGTAGAGCCAACATATATGCCGGAAGGGTATGAACGTGGAGGTGAAAATACTGCGAATTATGGAAAATGGCATAATGATAAAACAGGTGGCGGAATCAGTATTATTCCGATGAATGCATCAGAGCTGGATTATATCGAACGAATGGGACAGACAGAAGAATTTATGAATTATAAAAGAAGCCAGCAGCAGAAGGTTATGAACCTGGGAGAACAGCAGGTCGATGTATATGTCAGAGAGGATTTTTATATTGATAGTGATGATACAGTTAAAAATATTTATCTGTATGATGAAAATGAAGGGTATGCGATCCAAATATGGAGCAGAAGTGATTTGCCATATGAAGAGATATTGAAGGTTGCCGAAGGTTTAAAAGTGACAGTGCTTGACGAGGTGGTTCCATATGCAACAGAGGAAGAAATCAAAGAAGCGAAGGCAGAGCAGAAAAAATTAGAAAAAGAAAAAGTAGGTCTAAAGAAAATTGCGGCGGAAGATATTTATGAGATTGGTGATGAAATAACAGATCCAATGCTAGAAGATGAAGCATTAAAAAACGAGGTAGAGGATATTCGCTTTGTTGTAAATTCGGTAGAGGTGGCAGATAGCATTTCATTAGCTGAATATCCAAAAGAAAATTTCATCGACTACGAAAATGAAATGGCACCATGGATGAATGAAGATGGAACATTAAAATCACATGACAGAGGTGTCTTGAATGAAAATGGTGAAATTGAAGGAATAGAAAAAGTAAATTCGAAGTATGTAATCGTTCGCATGACAGCAAAAAATTGCGGAGATACACAAAGTGAATGGAACAAAGAAGATGGAGTACCTATCGCACCGGATTTGACAACATTAGCTTCTATGGAAGATGGCACAATAGTAAAAGCGGATGATTCTTATGTATCAGTGAACGAGAATTATTCATTACAATGGATGTCATCAGATGGCAGCAGTTTTCCGGTTTACTTTGATAAAATGTACTATACAGATGGAAATCAGCGTTTAAAACAAGCTCTGTGGCACCCACTTGCAGCAGGAGAAGAACTGGATTATACATTGATTTATGTCATAGATGAAGATCAGGTGGATCAGATGTACTTGTGGTTCTTTAGCGGGACAGGAGGAGTTGATTCGCAGGGGAATACAATTGTAAGTCCATATGTGAGGCTTGCTATTTAG
- a CDS encoding RNA polymerase sigma factor codes for MEYLVKRAQKKDDQAFVQLIEMVKGDLYKVARSYLDSEADIADAIQDTIIVCYEKIDSLKERKYFKTWLIRILINKCNDILRKGKRECSYDVISEQGDAGMSTARYEFEELMNQLDEKYRTVLILYYAEGFKVREIAQLLEMEENTVKTRLSRGRKEVKKMHTMELAQGRR; via the coding sequence GTGGAATATCTTGTGAAACGAGCACAAAAGAAGGATGACCAGGCATTTGTGCAATTGATTGAAATGGTAAAGGGAGATTTATATAAAGTAGCAAGAAGTTATCTTGATTCCGAAGCAGATATTGCGGATGCAATACAGGATACCATTATTGTATGCTACGAAAAAATAGATAGTTTAAAAGAAAGAAAATATTTTAAAACCTGGCTGATACGGATTTTGATAAATAAGTGTAATGACATTTTACGAAAAGGAAAGCGAGAATGTTCATATGATGTGATTTCAGAGCAGGGAGACGCGGGGATGAGTACAGCAAGATATGAATTCGAGGAATTAATGAATCAATTGGATGAAAAATATCGGACGGTTTTAATTCTGTATTATGCAGAAGGATTTAAGGTCAGGGAAATTGCACAACTACTTGAGATGGAAGAAAACACAGTAAAAACAAGGTTGTCCAGAGGAAGAAAAGAAGTAAAGAAAATGCATACAATGGAACTGGCGCAAGGAAGGAGATGA
- a CDS encoding glucosaminidase domain-containing protein, which yields MHLEWNKLKTPGYLEIGLAVILIITMAGIGGWKRHQSVVIAKEAEMIHKVEVENQNAKEKQESKTKKSEEKNEDDSVQETTANGQYPIMGESPVTVEQLVSYFKSAGVAYPTEELKKGGADSIETFATMYCEEAAAEGVRPEVAFVQTMKETGWLQFGGDVSVEQFNFAGLGTTGGGVPGNAYPDVRTGIRAQIQHLKAYASTEPLNQACVDERYEYVLKGCAPYVEWLGQRENPAGTGWATAEKYGYSIVSMIGKM from the coding sequence ATGCATTTAGAGTGGAATAAATTAAAGACACCCGGATATCTGGAAATCGGACTTGCAGTCATATTGATTATCACAATGGCAGGAATCGGAGGTTGGAAAAGACATCAATCTGTCGTTATTGCAAAAGAAGCAGAGATGATACATAAGGTAGAAGTTGAAAATCAGAATGCTAAGGAAAAACAAGAATCAAAAACGAAAAAATCAGAAGAAAAAAACGAAGATGATTCTGTTCAAGAAACTACCGCAAATGGACAATATCCAATCATGGGAGAAAGTCCGGTCACAGTCGAACAACTTGTTTCTTATTTTAAATCGGCCGGTGTCGCATATCCAACAGAGGAACTGAAAAAAGGCGGTGCGGATTCTATCGAGACATTTGCAACAATGTATTGTGAAGAAGCGGCAGCAGAAGGGGTTCGCCCGGAGGTTGCATTTGTGCAGACGATGAAAGAGACTGGCTGGCTTCAGTTTGGCGGAGATGTTTCTGTAGAACAATTTAATTTTGCAGGGCTTGGAACAACCGGGGGCGGTGTTCCAGGAAATGCTTATCCAGATGTGCGGACAGGAATCCGTGCCCAGATACAACATTTAAAAGCATATGCCTCAACAGAGCCTTTAAATCAAGCATGTGTAGATGAGAGATATGAGTATGTCTTAAAGGGATGTGCACCATATGTAGAATGGCTGGGGCAAAGAGAAAACCCTGCAGGAACCGGATGGGCAACTGCGGAGAAGTATGGATATTCAATTGTGAGTATGATTGGGAAGATGTAA
- a CDS encoding RbsD/FucU family protein: MLKGIPKILSPELLKVLCEMGHSDRIVIADGNFPCESMGKDAIVIRCDGHGVPEILDAILTVMPLDAYVEKPVNLMELMPCDIGKIDTPIWDEYKAIVKKHDERGEAAVGNIERFAFYDEAKTAYAIIATGESAVYANVMLQKGVVTD, translated from the coding sequence ATGTTAAAAGGAATTCCTAAAATTTTATCACCAGAATTATTAAAAGTATTATGCGAGATGGGACATAGTGATCGTATTGTTATTGCAGACGGAAACTTTCCATGTGAATCAATGGGAAAAGATGCTATCGTAATCCGTTGTGACGGACATGGCGTACCAGAAATTTTGGATGCAATTCTTACAGTTATGCCATTGGATGCATATGTAGAGAAACCAGTTAATTTGATGGAACTTATGCCATGTGATATCGGCAAAATCGACACACCAATCTGGGACGAGTACAAAGCAATCGTGAAGAAACACGATGAAAGAGGCGAAGCAGCAGTTGGCAATATCGAGAGATTTGCATTTTATGATGAAGCTAAAACAGCTTATGCAATCATTGCAACAGGTGAGTCAGCAGTTTATGCAAATGTAATGCTTCAGAAAGGCGTTGTAACTGACTAA
- a CDS encoding L-fucose isomerase, with protein sequence MAKSRLIGDYPVIGIRPTIDGRRGVLKVRESLEDQTMNMAKSAAKLFEENIRYSNGEPVKVVIADTTIGRVAESAACADKFRKEGVDITLTVTPCWCYGAETMDMDPNTIKAVWGFNGTERPGAVYLASVLATHAQKGLPAFGIYGHDVQEADDTSIPADVEEKLLRFGRAAVACATMRGKSYLQIGSVTMGIGGSIINTDFFEDYLGMRVESVDEVEIIRRMTEGIYDEEEYQKALAWTKEKCIEGFDKNPEELQKTRDQKDSEWEFVVKMMCIIKDLMNGNDKLPAGCEEEMVGHNAIVAGFQGQRQWTDFYPNCDYPEALLNTSFDWNGAREPYVLGTENDTLNATSMLFMKLLTNRAQIFADVRTYWSPEAVKKATGYDLEGVAKEAGGFIHLINSGAACLDACGEAKDENGNGVMKPWYEVTEEDQDAIMKATTWNYADLGYFRGGGFSSRFETKVEMPATMIRLNIVKGLGPVLQIAEGWTVGLPAEVSDKLWKRTDYTWPCTWFAPRTTGEGAFKTAYDVMNNWGANHGAISYGHIGADLITMASMLRIPVCMHNVPEEKIFRPAAWNAFGMDKEGADYRACANFGPQFKK encoded by the coding sequence ATGGCAAAATCAAGACTTATTGGGGACTATCCTGTAATTGGAATCAGACCTACAATCGACGGAAGAAGAGGAGTTCTTAAAGTTCGTGAGTCATTGGAAGACCAGACAATGAACATGGCAAAATCCGCTGCAAAATTATTTGAGGAGAACATCAGATATTCAAATGGAGAGCCAGTTAAAGTTGTTATCGCTGATACAACAATCGGACGTGTTGCAGAGTCAGCAGCTTGCGCAGACAAATTTAGAAAAGAAGGTGTAGATATTACTCTTACAGTTACACCTTGCTGGTGCTACGGAGCTGAGACAATGGACATGGATCCTAACACAATCAAAGCTGTTTGGGGATTCAACGGAACAGAAAGACCAGGAGCTGTATATCTTGCATCAGTACTTGCTACACATGCACAGAAAGGACTTCCAGCATTTGGTATTTATGGACATGATGTTCAGGAAGCAGATGACACATCTATCCCAGCTGACGTAGAAGAGAAGCTGTTAAGATTCGGACGTGCTGCAGTTGCTTGTGCAACAATGAGAGGAAAATCTTACTTACAGATCGGTTCTGTAACAATGGGTATTGGTGGATCTATCATCAACACAGACTTCTTCGAAGATTATCTTGGAATGCGTGTAGAATCTGTAGACGAGGTAGAAATCATCCGTCGTATGACAGAAGGTATCTATGACGAAGAAGAATACCAGAAAGCACTTGCATGGACAAAAGAAAAATGTATCGAAGGATTCGATAAGAACCCAGAAGAACTTCAGAAAACTCGTGATCAGAAAGATTCTGAGTGGGAATTCGTAGTTAAGATGATGTGCATCATCAAAGACTTAATGAATGGTAACGATAAACTTCCAGCAGGATGCGAAGAAGAGATGGTTGGACACAATGCAATCGTTGCAGGATTTCAGGGACAGAGACAGTGGACAGACTTCTATCCAAACTGTGACTATCCAGAAGCACTCTTGAATACATCATTTGACTGGAATGGAGCAAGAGAGCCATACGTTCTCGGAACAGAGAATGATACATTGAACGCAACAAGTATGTTGTTCATGAAACTGTTAACAAACCGTGCACAGATCTTCGCTGATGTTCGTACATACTGGAGCCCAGAGGCTGTTAAGAAAGCTACAGGATATGATTTGGAAGGTGTTGCTAAAGAAGCAGGCGGATTTATCCACTTGATCAACTCTGGAGCAGCTTGTCTGGATGCTTGTGGTGAAGCAAAAGATGAGAACGGCAACGGAGTTATGAAACCTTGGTATGAAGTAACAGAAGAAGATCAGGATGCAATCATGAAAGCTACTACATGGAACTATGCAGACCTTGGATACTTCCGTGGAGGTGGATTCTCTTCAAGATTTGAAACAAAAGTAGAGATGCCTGCAACAATGATCCGTCTGAACATTGTAAAAGGACTTGGACCAGTTCTTCAGATTGCAGAAGGATGGACAGTAGGACTTCCAGCAGAAGTTTCTGATAAACTTTGGAAGAGAACAGACTACACATGGCCATGTACATGGTTCGCTCCAAGAACAACTGGAGAAGGTGCATTCAAGACAGCTTACGATGTAATGAACAACTGGGGAGCTAACCACGGTGCAATCAGCTACGGACATATCGGAGCAGATTTGATTACAATGGCTTCTATGCTGAGAATTCCAGTTTGCATGCACAACGTACCAGAAGAGAAGATCTTCAGACCAGCAGCTTGGAATGCATTTGGAATGGATAAAGAAGGTGCAGACTACAGAGCATGCGCTAACTTTGGACCACAGTTCAAAAAATAA
- a CDS encoding rhamnulokinase, with the protein MSNNKKQVLAFDFGGGSGRAILGSLEDGKIQMKEVYRFSNDPVIINGTMYWDTLRHFFEIKQGIVKAKQEGGFESIGIDTWGVDFGLLDEHGALLESAVHYRDDRTLGMQEEVFKAIPKERVYELTGLQFENFNTIFQLYSLVKKRPWLLEKADKMLLTPDLFNYFLTGEKKAEYTMAATTQLLDAKKKEWSEEILEALQIPKHILPEIVPSGTVIGTLQPAICEELGVDPAKVIAITGHDTQSAVVSVPTQNEDFIFISCGTWSLFGTELQGPVIGEKSLECNVSNEGGYGNTTTLLKNIIGLWLAQESRRQWIREGQEYSFGELEQMAVKAEPFQSFIDPDSPEFVAAGNIPERIREFCRKTGQKVPETIGEIMCCINQSLALKYRYALEQIEACTGKHYPVINMIGGGIQSKLLCQMTAGANGRKVIAGPVEATALGNIAVQLMALGEIKDVKEARQIIADSETTYEYLPQDTEKWDAAYEKFKTFIH; encoded by the coding sequence GTGAGCAACAACAAAAAACAAGTTCTGGCATTTGATTTTGGTGGCGGAAGCGGAAGAGCAATTCTCGGAAGTCTGGAAGACGGAAAGATTCAGATGAAAGAAGTATATCGCTTTTCAAATGATCCGGTTATAATCAACGGAACAATGTATTGGGACACACTGAGACATTTTTTTGAAATTAAACAGGGAATTGTAAAAGCAAAACAGGAGGGTGGCTTCGAAAGTATCGGAATTGATACATGGGGAGTTGACTTCGGACTTTTGGATGAACATGGAGCATTGTTAGAAAGTGCGGTTCACTACAGAGATGATCGTACACTTGGCATGCAGGAAGAAGTGTTCAAAGCAATTCCAAAAGAAAGAGTGTACGAGTTAACTGGATTACAGTTTGAAAATTTCAACACAATTTTCCAATTATATTCATTGGTTAAGAAAAGACCATGGTTATTGGAAAAAGCAGACAAGATGTTATTAACTCCTGATTTATTCAACTATTTCCTTACAGGAGAGAAGAAAGCAGAGTATACAATGGCTGCTACAACACAGCTTTTGGATGCAAAGAAGAAAGAATGGTCAGAAGAGATTCTGGAGGCACTTCAGATTCCAAAACATATTTTACCGGAGATCGTTCCAAGTGGAACTGTAATCGGTACATTACAGCCTGCAATTTGTGAAGAGCTTGGCGTAGACCCGGCAAAAGTAATTGCAATCACAGGACATGACACACAGAGTGCAGTGGTATCTGTACCAACACAGAATGAAGATTTTATTTTCATTAGTTGTGGAACATGGAGCCTGTTCGGAACAGAGTTACAAGGACCGGTTATTGGAGAAAAATCACTGGAGTGTAATGTAAGTAATGAAGGTGGTTATGGTAATACAACAACATTGTTGAAAAATATCATTGGACTTTGGCTTGCACAGGAAAGCCGTAGACAATGGATTCGTGAAGGTCAGGAATATTCGTTCGGCGAATTGGAACAGATGGCAGTAAAAGCAGAGCCATTCCAGAGCTTTATCGATCCGGATTCACCAGAATTCGTTGCTGCAGGTAATATTCCGGAGCGTATCCGTGAATTCTGCCGTAAAACAGGACAGAAAGTGCCGGAGACAATCGGAGAGATTATGTGCTGTATCAACCAGAGCTTAGCATTAAAATATCGTTATGCACTGGAACAGATTGAAGCATGTACAGGTAAACATTATCCTGTAATCAATATGATCGGTGGAGGAATCCAGAGTAAACTTCTTTGTCAGATGACAGCAGGAGCAAACGGTCGTAAAGTTATCGCAGGACCTGTCGAAGCGACAGCACTTGGAAATATTGCTGTACAGTTGATGGCTCTTGGAGAAATCAAAGATGTAAAAGAAGCAAGACAGATCATCGCAGATTCAGAAACTACATATGAGTATCTTCCACAGGATACAGAGAAGTGGGATGCTGCATATGAGAAATTTAAAACATTTATTCATTAA
- a CDS encoding AraC family transcriptional regulator → MQYINYRESRQRGTADFPLEYHHVSPSHPQYEMALHWHVEFELIRVLKGVLQITIDERTFRVSAGSFIFIPAGSLHSGTPLGCEYDCLVFDMNVLMNKNDDCCKFVRKITDREVSFNYVYTGTYNDIHQIVWHMFDSISSKKPGYQLIVLGSLYQLIGTIFSENYYNPTPDKPPRDHRRIVQLKQALEFIESSYNKPISLQEMADSVQMSPKYFCRFFQEMTHRSPVDYLNYYRIERACYQLLTTNDTITEVAYNAGFNDLSYFIKTFKKYKGTTPKQYLK, encoded by the coding sequence ATGCAATATATAAACTATCGTGAAAGCAGACAACGAGGAACTGCAGATTTTCCATTGGAATACCATCATGTTTCTCCCTCTCATCCTCAATATGAGATGGCCCTGCACTGGCATGTAGAATTTGAATTAATCCGTGTTTTAAAAGGTGTTTTACAGATAACAATTGATGAACGGACTTTCCGTGTCTCAGCCGGTTCATTTATATTTATCCCGGCCGGTTCTCTTCATTCCGGCACCCCGCTTGGCTGTGAATATGATTGTCTGGTATTTGATATGAATGTCTTAATGAATAAAAATGATGACTGTTGTAAATTCGTGCGTAAAATTACCGACCGGGAAGTCTCTTTTAATTATGTTTACACCGGAACTTACAATGATATCCACCAGATCGTATGGCATATGTTTGATTCAATTTCCTCTAAAAAACCTGGTTATCAGCTCATTGTACTTGGTTCCTTATACCAACTGATCGGAACTATTTTTTCTGAAAATTATTATAATCCAACTCCTGACAAACCGCCTCGTGATCATCGAAGAATTGTTCAGCTTAAACAGGCTTTGGAATTTATCGAATCTTCCTATAACAAGCCGATCAGTTTACAGGAAATGGCAGATTCTGTGCAGATGTCTCCGAAATATTTTTGCCGTTTTTTTCAGGAGATGACACATCGTTCACCTGTCGATTATTTGAACTATTACCGTATTGAGCGTGCCTGCTATCAGCTGCTTACGACAAATGATACGATTACAGAAGTGGCTTATAATGCCGGTTTTAATGATTTGAGTTATTTTATAAAAACATTCAAGAAATATAAGGGAACAACTCCAAAACAATATTTAAAATAA